The following proteins come from a genomic window of Ornithinimicrobium cryptoxanthini:
- a CDS encoding NADH-quinone oxidoreductase subunit M has product MTDVPWLTILLAVPALGALALVLMPRGFAKAREFALGVSLVTLVLAVVAALQFSVGGGELQLVEEYSWIPQFGVTFALGIDGIALSMILLSVILVPICLIAAWDDVPADGTRRLQGYVAWMLLLEAMMIGVFAATDVFLFYVFFEAMLVPVYFLIGQYGGPDRARAATKFLLYSLLGGLIMLVAVIGLYTVGPGGTDGFLLSNLTGLEIGGVTEKLLFLGFFIAFAIKAPMFPVHTWLPHAATEARPATAVLLVGVLDKVGTFGMLRFCLQMFPEASQWATPVVIVLAVTSIIYGALLAIGQTDMMRLIAFTSISHFGFIVLGIFAMTTVSQTGSTLYMVNHGFTTAALFLIAGMLIARRGSRTIADYGGWQRVTPLIVGTLLISGLSALALPGLNAFVSEFLVIVGTFQRYPAAAIIGATGVILAALYILLWWQKIATGPKPEEIARTTRDMTTREKFVVAPLIAAFLFLGFYPKPVIDLLEPAVTTTLQHVGVTDPAPAVSAEGSEG; this is encoded by the coding sequence ATGACCGACGTGCCCTGGTTGACAATCCTGCTGGCGGTGCCGGCGCTGGGCGCTCTCGCGCTCGTGCTGATGCCGCGCGGCTTCGCCAAGGCCCGCGAGTTCGCCCTCGGCGTCTCGCTGGTCACCCTGGTGCTGGCCGTGGTCGCCGCGCTGCAGTTCAGCGTCGGCGGGGGCGAGCTGCAGCTGGTCGAGGAGTACTCCTGGATCCCGCAGTTCGGGGTCACCTTCGCGCTGGGCATCGACGGCATCGCGCTGTCGATGATCCTGCTGAGCGTGATCCTGGTGCCGATCTGCCTGATCGCGGCCTGGGACGACGTCCCGGCTGACGGCACCCGGCGGCTGCAGGGCTATGTGGCCTGGATGCTGCTGCTCGAGGCGATGATGATCGGTGTCTTCGCGGCCACCGACGTCTTCCTCTTCTATGTCTTCTTCGAGGCCATGCTGGTGCCGGTCTACTTCCTGATCGGCCAGTACGGCGGCCCGGACCGGGCTCGCGCAGCCACCAAGTTCCTGCTCTACTCGCTGCTCGGTGGCCTGATCATGCTGGTCGCGGTCATCGGCCTCTACACGGTCGGGCCGGGCGGGACCGACGGCTTCCTGCTGTCGAACCTGACCGGGCTGGAGATCGGTGGCGTCACCGAGAAGCTGCTGTTCCTCGGTTTCTTCATCGCCTTCGCGATCAAGGCCCCGATGTTCCCCGTCCACACCTGGCTGCCGCACGCGGCCACCGAGGCACGACCGGCCACCGCGGTGCTGCTCGTCGGCGTCCTCGACAAGGTCGGCACCTTCGGGATGCTGCGGTTCTGTCTGCAGATGTTCCCCGAGGCGAGCCAGTGGGCGACCCCCGTGGTCATCGTGCTGGCCGTGACCTCGATCATCTATGGCGCCCTGCTCGCGATCGGGCAGACGGACATGATGAGGCTGATCGCGTTCACCTCGATCAGTCACTTCGGCTTCATCGTGCTCGGCATCTTCGCGATGACCACGGTGAGCCAGACCGGATCGACGCTCTACATGGTCAACCACGGCTTCACCACGGCAGCGCTGTTCCTGATCGCCGGCATGCTGATCGCCAGGCGTGGGTCGCGCACCATCGCCGACTACGGCGGGTGGCAGCGGGTCACCCCGCTGATCGTGGGCACCCTGCTGATCTCCGGGCTGTCCGCCCTCGCGCTGCCCGGGTTGAACGCCTTCGTCTCGGAGTTCCTGGTGATCGTGGGCACCTTCCAGCGTTACCCGGCGGCAGCCATCATCGGCGCCACCGGCGTGATCCTGGCCGCGCTCTACATCCTGCTGTGGTGGCAGAAGATCGCCACCGGCCCCAAGCCGGAGGAGATCGCGCGGACCACTCGGGACATGACCACGCGCGAGAAGTTCGTGGTGGCACCGCTCATCGCCGCCTTCCTCTTCCTCGGCTTCTATCCCAAGCCCGTCATCGACCTGTTGGAGCCCGCGGTGACCACCACCTTGCAGCACGTCGGCGTCACTGACCCGGCACCAGCCGTCAGCGCAGAGGGGAGTGAGGGCTGA
- the nuoN gene encoding NADH-quinone oxidoreductase subunit NuoN translates to MFQAPQIDYLAILPLIIVFGGGLIGCLLEGFLRREQRVSTQLWLSVATLVAALVALVWVARDNMGITAAGSVTIDGPTLMIQGLILSLSIIGLLAMSERLGGSTPDAFTQAGVSVPGSFEEREAVRLGGTTTEVYPLTLLAVGGMMLFPAANDLLLMFIALEILSLPLYVLSGLARRRRLLSQEASLKYFLLGAFSSAFFLFGAVLLYGYAGSMRLDVIADAIGTETGMDGLLIPGMLLLATGLLFKVGAVPFHNWTPDVYQGAPTPVTGFMAACTKVAAFGAMLRLFYVGLEAARLDWQPVLAVVAAASMIVGAVLTIVQTDLKRILAYSSIAHAGFILTGLVALEQVGASSTMFYLAAYGFMTIPAFALIALVRSAGSEATHISQWSGLGRRAPWLAAAFSFLLLAFAGIPLTSGFTGKFAVFAAAVANDYAWLAVIGVLASAVTAYIYFKVIVTFYFGDTSNDTVVVTPSALTTFAVVTGVLVTLGLGIVPAPVLDLAASAAQFLR, encoded by the coding sequence ATGTTCCAGGCTCCACAGATCGACTACCTGGCGATCCTGCCGCTCATCATCGTCTTCGGCGGTGGCCTGATCGGCTGTCTGCTCGAGGGGTTCCTGCGGCGTGAGCAGCGGGTCAGCACCCAGCTGTGGCTGTCGGTCGCCACCCTGGTGGCCGCGCTCGTGGCGCTGGTGTGGGTGGCGCGGGACAACATGGGCATCACGGCCGCCGGCTCGGTGACCATCGACGGTCCTACCCTGATGATCCAGGGCCTGATCCTGTCGCTGTCGATCATCGGCCTGCTGGCGATGAGCGAGCGCCTGGGCGGCTCGACCCCTGACGCCTTCACCCAGGCCGGCGTCTCCGTGCCGGGCTCCTTCGAGGAGCGGGAGGCAGTCCGTCTCGGGGGCACCACCACCGAGGTCTATCCGCTCACCCTGCTCGCGGTCGGCGGCATGATGCTCTTCCCGGCAGCCAACGACCTGCTGCTGATGTTCATCGCGCTGGAGATCCTGTCGCTGCCGCTCTATGTCCTGTCGGGTCTGGCTCGCCGTCGCCGGCTGCTCTCGCAGGAGGCGTCGCTGAAGTACTTCCTGCTCGGCGCCTTCTCGTCGGCGTTCTTCCTGTTCGGTGCGGTGCTGCTCTACGGCTACGCCGGGTCGATGCGCCTGGACGTCATCGCCGACGCGATCGGCACCGAGACCGGCATGGACGGGCTGCTGATCCCCGGCATGCTGCTGCTGGCCACGGGTCTGCTGTTCAAGGTCGGTGCCGTGCCGTTCCACAACTGGACCCCTGACGTCTATCAGGGCGCACCGACCCCGGTGACCGGCTTCATGGCCGCCTGCACCAAGGTCGCCGCGTTCGGGGCGATGCTGCGCCTGTTCTATGTCGGGCTGGAGGCTGCTCGTCTCGACTGGCAGCCGGTGCTGGCGGTAGTCGCCGCGGCCTCCATGATCGTGGGTGCCGTGCTCACGATCGTGCAGACCGACCTCAAGCGGATCCTGGCCTACTCCTCGATCGCCCACGCCGGCTTCATCCTGACCGGTCTGGTCGCCCTGGAGCAGGTGGGTGCTTCGAGCACCATGTTCTATCTGGCGGCCTACGGGTTCATGACCATCCCCGCCTTCGCCCTCATCGCCCTGGTGCGCTCCGCCGGCAGCGAGGCCACGCACATCAGCCAGTGGTCCGGGCTTGGCAGGCGCGCGCCCTGGTTGGCCGCGGCCTTCTCGTTCCTGCTGCTGGCCTTCGCGGGGATCCCGCTGACCTCGGGCTTCACCGGCAAGTTCGCGGTGTTTGCCGCCGCGGTCGCCAACGACTACGCGTGGCTGGCGGTCATCGGCGTCCTGGCGAGCGCGGTCACGGCCTACATCTACTTCAAGGTGATCGTGACGTTCTACTTCGGTGACACCAGCAACGACACCGTCGTCGTGACACCGTCTGCGCTGACCACGTTTGCGGTCGTCACCGGCGTGCTGGTGACCCTCGGACTGGGGATCGTCCCGGCCCCGGTGCTCGACCTCGCCGCGAGCGCCGCGCAGTTCCTGCGGTGA
- the nuoL gene encoding NADH-quinone oxidoreductase subunit L, which yields MSVFETSVGLALADPSAVRAAEATGTSALAWLLIALPLLGAGLLLLGGRATDKFGPLLATLLSWGSFVVGALIVLQLTGLGADERSLSVPLWDWVSAGNLTLHAGLLIDPLSMAFVLLITFVGSLIHVYSLGYMEHDPDKRRFFAYLNLFVAAMLILVLADSYLLLFVGWEGVGLASYLLIGFWNYNPAYASAANKAFIVNRIGDFALIIAMAYMLATFGGLDYATVHGSAGSATTTVLTIIGLLLLLGACGKSAQFPLQSWLGDAMAGPTPVSALIHAATMVTAGVYLIVRSQAIFDLTPDARVAVAIVGGITLLYGAIVGCAKDDIKKTLAASTMSQIGYMMLAAGLGPIGYVFAIFHLITHGFFKAGMFLGAGSVMHAMKDRVDMRRFGALSSKVKITWVTFAAGWLAIIGFPFTAGWYSKDHIIESAFSAPGWQGWVFGIVTLVGAGITAFYMSRLFFMTFHGKARWEDDIDPHESPLTMTIPMMVLAVGSLALGAALYPTGILTGWLEPVFGDPGSHESLIPLFAIQASVFVLMVLGVGLAWLRFGRDEVPVVAPVGSFATRAARKDLFQDEFNENFLRRPGASLVAGLEVADDDVIDGGLVGGTSRGLAGVANVVRQAQNGFVRTYAMTMLAGIVAILGAVWVIQ from the coding sequence GTGTCTGTCTTTGAGACATCGGTCGGCCTCGCGCTCGCCGATCCCAGTGCGGTCCGGGCCGCAGAGGCCACGGGCACCTCGGCCCTGGCGTGGCTGCTGATCGCACTGCCACTGCTCGGTGCCGGGCTGCTGCTGCTCGGCGGCCGGGCCACCGACAAGTTCGGTCCACTCCTGGCCACCCTCCTGTCGTGGGGCAGCTTCGTCGTGGGTGCCCTGATCGTCCTGCAGCTGACCGGTCTGGGCGCCGATGAGCGCTCGCTGTCCGTGCCCCTGTGGGACTGGGTCAGTGCGGGCAACCTGACGCTGCACGCCGGGCTGCTGATCGACCCGCTGTCGATGGCGTTCGTGCTGCTGATCACCTTCGTGGGCTCGCTGATCCACGTCTACTCCCTGGGCTACATGGAGCACGACCCGGACAAGCGCCGCTTCTTCGCCTACCTCAACCTCTTCGTCGCCGCCATGCTGATCCTGGTGCTGGCCGACTCCTACCTGCTTCTCTTCGTCGGCTGGGAGGGCGTCGGTCTGGCGTCATACCTGCTGATCGGGTTCTGGAACTACAACCCGGCCTACGCCAGCGCGGCCAACAAGGCCTTCATCGTCAACCGCATTGGTGACTTCGCGCTGATCATCGCGATGGCCTACATGCTCGCCACCTTCGGCGGGCTGGACTACGCGACCGTCCACGGCAGCGCCGGGTCGGCGACCACGACCGTCCTGACCATCATCGGCCTGCTCCTGCTGCTCGGTGCCTGCGGCAAGTCGGCGCAGTTCCCGCTCCAGAGCTGGCTCGGGGACGCGATGGCCGGACCGACCCCCGTGTCGGCCCTGATCCACGCGGCAACCATGGTCACCGCCGGTGTCTATCTGATCGTGCGCAGCCAGGCGATCTTCGACCTGACGCCGGACGCCCGGGTCGCCGTCGCCATCGTCGGTGGCATCACCCTGCTCTACGGAGCGATCGTGGGTTGCGCCAAGGACGACATCAAGAAGACCCTCGCGGCCTCCACCATGAGCCAGATCGGCTACATGATGCTGGCGGCCGGACTCGGCCCGATCGGCTATGTCTTCGCGATCTTCCACCTGATCACCCACGGTTTCTTCAAGGCCGGGATGTTCCTGGGGGCCGGCTCGGTCATGCACGCCATGAAGGACCGGGTCGACATGCGACGGTTCGGTGCGCTGAGCTCGAAGGTCAAGATCACCTGGGTCACGTTCGCGGCCGGCTGGCTGGCCATCATCGGCTTCCCCTTCACGGCAGGCTGGTACTCCAAGGACCACATCATCGAGTCCGCCTTCTCCGCCCCGGGCTGGCAGGGGTGGGTCTTCGGGATCGTCACGCTGGTCGGGGCTGGGATCACCGCGTTCTACATGTCCCGACTGTTCTTCATGACCTTCCACGGCAAGGCACGCTGGGAGGACGACATCGACCCGCACGAGTCGCCGCTGACGATGACCATCCCGATGATGGTCCTGGCCGTCGGCTCGCTGGCGCTCGGCGCCGCCCTCTATCCCACAGGCATCCTCACCGGCTGGCTGGAGCCGGTCTTCGGCGACCCCGGTTCGCACGAGTCGCTGATCCCGCTGTTCGCCATCCAGGCGAGCGTGTTCGTCCTGATGGTTCTCGGTGTCGGCCTAGCCTGGCTGCGCTTCGGCCGTGACGAGGTGCCGGTCGTGGCCCCGGTGGGCTCCTTCGCGACGCGAGCGGCCCGCAAGGACCTGTTCCAGGACGAGTTCAACGAGAACTTCCTGCGGCGTCCTGGTGCCAGCCTGGTGGCGGGTCTGGAGGTCGCTGACGATGACGTGATCGACGGCGGTCTGGTCGGCGGCACGAGCCGTGGCCTGGCCGGCGTGGCCAACGTCGTGCGGCAGGCCCAGAACGGGTTCGTCCGCACCTATGCCATGACGATGCTGGCCGGCATCGTTGCCATCCTCGGTGCTGTGTGGGTGATTCAGTGA